One stretch of Bordetella avium DNA includes these proteins:
- a CDS encoding NAD(P)/FAD-dependent oxidoreductase translates to MRNIVIIGGGHAAAQLCSGLTGAAITLISEEAHLPYHRPPLSKTFIKDEEAELNPLRPANAYEEAGVRLLLGKTAIAIDPAARTVTLGCGDVVAYDELVLATGARPRRIAALEPAPANLHYLRNAADARALRVALQAAQHVTVLGGGFIGLEIAATAAALGKAVTVFESQPRLLARSTSQEASEHIRANLEAAGVTLHLNAHVEGFELAGGLVTALHANGQTHPVEVLVAGIGAVPETRLAEAAGLAVDNGIIVDSLMRTSLPHIYAIGDCSAFPYAREGRPLRLESVQNANDQARTLAAVLSGAPAEYTALPWFWSDQGALRLQIAGLAPAGTQRRLRPGAKPGSLSILHFLDGRLVCVESINAPLDHMAARKLLELPEHPPAEVLLDPGIALKTHC, encoded by the coding sequence ATGCGCAACATCGTCATCATCGGCGGCGGACACGCCGCAGCACAGCTTTGCAGCGGCCTGACAGGGGCGGCCATCACGCTGATCAGCGAAGAGGCCCATTTGCCCTATCATCGGCCGCCCCTGTCCAAGACCTTTATCAAGGACGAGGAGGCCGAGCTCAATCCGCTGCGTCCGGCCAACGCCTATGAGGAGGCAGGTGTGCGCCTGCTGCTGGGCAAGACGGCCATAGCCATTGACCCGGCTGCGCGCACCGTCACACTGGGCTGCGGCGATGTCGTCGCCTATGACGAGCTGGTGCTGGCCACTGGCGCACGCCCCCGTCGCATCGCCGCGCTGGAGCCCGCCCCCGCCAATCTGCACTATCTGCGCAACGCCGCAGACGCGCGGGCGCTGCGCGTCGCCCTGCAAGCCGCCCAGCACGTCACCGTGCTGGGCGGCGGCTTCATCGGCCTGGAAATCGCGGCCACCGCCGCCGCACTGGGCAAGGCGGTCACCGTATTTGAAAGCCAGCCCCGCTTGCTAGCCCGCTCCACCTCGCAAGAAGCATCCGAACACATCCGCGCCAATCTGGAAGCCGCAGGTGTCACGCTGCATCTGAATGCGCATGTGGAAGGCTTCGAGCTTGCCGGCGGTCTGGTCACGGCGCTGCACGCCAACGGGCAGACCCATCCTGTCGAGGTTCTGGTCGCAGGCATCGGGGCCGTACCGGAGACGCGGCTGGCCGAGGCCGCCGGCCTGGCGGTAGACAATGGCATCATCGTCGATAGCCTGATGCGCACGTCCCTGCCCCACATCTACGCCATCGGCGACTGTTCAGCCTTTCCCTATGCACGAGAGGGCCGGCCCCTGCGCCTCGAATCGGTGCAAAACGCCAACGACCAAGCGCGTACACTCGCCGCCGTCCTTTCTGGCGCACCTGCCGAATACACCGCCCTGCCCTGGTTCTGGTCAGATCAAGGCGCGCTGCGCCTGCAGATAGCGGGCCTGGCCCCCGCAGGCACGCAACGCCGTCTGCGTCCGGGCGCCAAACCCGGCAGCCTGTCCATTTTGCATTTCCTGGACGGCCGGCTGGTGTGCGTTGAATCTATCAACGCACCGCTCGATCACATGGCCGCCCGCAAGCTGCTCGAACTCCCCGAGCATCCGCCCGCCGAGGTATTGCTCGACCCTGGGATTGCACTCAAAACCCATTGCTGA
- a CDS encoding accessory factor UbiK family protein — protein sequence MNRTQWMEDIQKNLSDLIARSPAADVERNVRAMLTQGFARLDLITREEFDVQADLLARARTRIDQLSAQVQQLEERVNALINDQSKD from the coding sequence ATGAATCGCACCCAATGGATGGAAGACATCCAAAAAAACCTCTCGGATCTCATCGCCCGCAGCCCTGCTGCCGACGTCGAGCGCAATGTGCGCGCCATGCTCACGCAGGGCTTTGCGCGGCTGGATCTGATCACCCGTGAAGAATTCGACGTGCAGGCCGATCTGCTGGCCCGCGCACGCACGCGCATCGACCAGTTGTCGGCGCAGGTGCAGCAACTCGAAGAGCGCGTCAATGCCCTGATCAACGATCAGTCCAAAGACTGA